From a single Patescibacteria group bacterium genomic region:
- a CDS encoding C40 family peptidase encodes MKVELLKYKSYLKMIKNSVGTKMFRNLYLEKDGKEIDATKNGNLSCAFFVSNVLLMWGMISEGHAIVERTTEDMKKNGWQEIAKSKIKPGDVIVWEKQITPNGKLHLHNGFYIGDKKAISNYYKMKTPVIHNWDCNGKRKIIAVYHYPKFK; translated from the coding sequence ATGAAAGTAGAGCTATTGAAATACAAATCATATCTGAAAATGATAAAGAACTCTGTCGGAACAAAGATGTTCAGGAATCTTTATTTGGAAAAAGACGGAAAAGAAATTGACGCAACAAAGAACGGCAACCTTTCCTGTGCGTTCTTCGTTTCTAATGTTTTATTGATGTGGGGAATGATTTCCGAAGGCCATGCCATAGTGGAAAGAACCACAGAAGATATGAAAAAAAACGGCTGGCAGGAAATTGCCAAGAGCAAAATTAAACCTGGAGACGTGATTGTCTGGGAAAAACAAATAACCCCAAATGGCAAGCTTCATTTGCATAATGGTTTTTATATTGGCGATAAAAAAGCCATAAGTAATTATTATAAAATGAAAACACCCGTTATTCATAATTGGGATTGCAATGGCAAAAGAAAAATAATTGCAGTTTATCACTATCCGAAATTTAAATGA
- a CDS encoding DNA alkylation repair protein: protein MAIDDIEREIKKHADPKRAKSSLWFFKTRKGEYGEGDVFLGINNPTARKIAKEFSSLAINDLSKVIKSKFHEERLIALLILVSKFQKTDEENRRKIYNFYLKHTQYINNWDLVDLSAYKIVGAYLEDKDKKILYELAKSKSIWKRRIAILSTFHYIGHGNSREALKIAEILLNDKHDLIHKAVGWMLREIGKCCGEEIEEKFLRKYYKIMPRTMLRYAIERFGEKKRKFYLN, encoded by the coding sequence ATGGCTATTGACGACATAGAAAGAGAAATTAAAAAACATGCCGATCCAAAGAGGGCCAAAAGCTCTCTTTGGTTTTTTAAGACCAGGAAAGGCGAATACGGAGAAGGGGATGTATTTTTGGGTATAAATAATCCAACAGCGAGAAAAATCGCCAAAGAATTCAGTTCTTTGGCGATTAATGATTTATCCAAAGTCATAAAAAGCAAATTTCATGAGGAGAGGTTGATTGCCCTACTGATTTTGGTATCAAAATTCCAAAAGACTGACGAAGAAAACAGGAGAAAAATTTATAATTTCTATTTGAAGCATACTCAATATATTAATAATTGGGATTTAGTGGATTTGTCAGCGTATAAAATCGTCGGCGCGTATCTGGAAGACAAGGATAAAAAAATACTTTATGAATTAGCCAAATCTAAAAGTATCTGGAAAAGAAGAATCGCCATACTTTCAACTTTTCATTATATTGGGCATGGCAACTCACGAGAAGCACTGAAGATTGCGGAAATTTTACTTAACGATAAGCATGATTTAATTCATAAAGCGGTTGGTTGGATGTTGAGGGAAATCGGTAAGTGCTGCGGAGAAGAAATCGAGGAGAAATTTTTGAGGAAATATTATAAAATTATGCCGAGAACAATGTTGCGTTATGCGATTGAGAGATTTGGCGAGAAAAAAAGAAAGTTTTATTTAAATTGA
- a CDS encoding GerMN domain-containing protein encodes MKKKIIILGIAIIVILAVVYLLKTETMKVGVYFNNSRMDPEVSCNKVFPVERMVPKTQAIARVAIEELLKGPTETEKSQDFFTSINSGVKIQGLVIEEGVAKIDFDEQIEFQVGGSCKVSAIRSQIIETLKQFSTVESVIISVNGRTEDILQP; translated from the coding sequence ATGAAAAAGAAAATTATAATTTTGGGAATCGCGATTATCGTAATTCTAGCAGTTGTTTATTTGCTAAAAACAGAGACCATGAAAGTAGGAGTTTATTTTAATAATAGCAGAATGGATCCTGAAGTTTCCTGCAACAAAGTTTTTCCGGTTGAAAGGATGGTTCCAAAAACACAGGCGATTGCCAGGGTGGCTATAGAAGAATTATTAAAAGGACCGACAGAAACAGAAAAATCCCAAGATTTTTTCACCAGTATTAATTCCGGAGTGAAAATCCAGGGATTGGTTATTGAAGAAGGCGTGGCGAAAATTGATTTTGACGAACAAATAGAATTTCAAGTAGGAGGTTCTTGTAAAGTATCGGCAATACGCAGCCAGATTATTGAAACATTAAAACAATTCTCAACAGTTGAAAGCGTGATTATCTCGGTTAATGGAAGAACAGAAGATATTTTGCAGCCGTAA